The Pseudomonas moraviensis genome contains the following window.
CGACAGCAGGGCCAGGTTCAGACCCGCCACCGAAATCAGGAAGGTCTGCGAGTGGTTGCGGCGCCAGGCGATTGCCAGCATCACCACGATAATGGTGAGGCTGGTGATCAACAGTGGCGCAAGCGCAATAAAGTGTTGAATCGTGAATTCCATAGCGCTCTTACCGGGCCGAAGCGAGTTGAGAGAAGGCGGTGCCGAGCCACTGCTGCACGCCATGCATGGTGGCGGCAGAGGTGTCGAGGAACGGTTGCGGGTAGACGCCGAGGTAAATCAGCAGCACCGCCAGACCGAGCACCATGATCAGTTCGCGCGCGTCCATGCCATGCAGCACCGCGTCGGATTTCGACGGGCCGAAGTAGGCACGGTGGATCATGATCAGCGAGTAGACCGAACCGAACACCAGACCGGACGTGGCAATCGCCGTGACCCATGGAGCGCTGGCGAAGGAACCGATCAGGATCAGGAACTCGCCGACAAAGTTACCGGTACCCGGCAAGCCCAGCGACGCCGCAGCGAAGAACAGGCTGATGGCCGGCAGGTAGGCGATGCGCGACCACAGGCCACCCATCTCACGCATGTCGCGAGTGTGCAGACGCTCATACAACTGACCGCTGAGGATAAACAGTGCCGCTGCCGACAGACCGTGCGCGAGCATCTGGATCACTGCACCTTGCAGCGCCAGTTGGCTGCCGGAGTAGATGCCGATCAACACGAAGCCCATGTGGGAAACGGAAGAGAAGGCGATCAGACGCTTGATGTCGGTTTGGGCGAACGCGAGGAACGCGCCGTAGAAGATCCCGATCAGACCCAGGGTCATGGCGATCGGCGCAAACTCGGCCGAAGCGTTCGGGAACAGCGGCAGGGCGAAACGCAGCAGGCCGTAGGCCGCGGTTTTCAGCAGGATACCGGCGAGGTCGACGGAACCGGCAGTCGGCGCCTGGGCGTGAGCGTCAGGCAGCCAGGAGTGGAACGGAACCACTGGCAGCTTGACCGCGAAGGCGATGAAGAAGCCGAGCATCAGGATGTACTCGGTGGTCATCGACATCTTGGTTTTCAACAGGTCGGCGTAGTTGAAGGTAATCACGCCAGTGTTGTTGAAGTTGACCAGCACTAGACCGAGGATCGCCACCAGCATGATCAGGCCGGAAGCCTGAGTGAAGATGAAGAACTTGGTCGCTGCGTAGATCCGGGTTTTCTTGCCGTCCGAAGAACTGTGACCCCAGAGCGCGATGAGGAAGTACATCGGCACCAGCATCATTTCCCAGAAGAAGAAGAACATGAACAGGTCGAGGGCGAGGAACACACCGACCACACCGCCCAGGATCCACATCAGGTTCAGGTGGAAGAAGCCAACGTGACGTTGAATCTCTTTCCACGAGCAGAGTACCGAGAGGATACCCAGCAGACCGGTCAGCAGGATCATCAACAGCGACAGGCCGTCGAGGGCCAGGTGCACGTTGATGCCGAAACGCTGGATCCAGACATGCTTGAACTCAAGCGCCCAGGTCGGATCGGCGCCCGGCGCCGGTGCGAATGAATAGTCACCGTGGGCCCACAGCCAGAGGCCGAGTGCGAGTTCCAGGGTCATGGTCAACAGCGCAATCCAGCGCGGGAGGGTGGCGCCGAAGCGCTCAGCCATCCAGCACAGCAGGCCGCCGATGAAGGGGATCAGGATTAGCCAAGGCAGAATCATGACGGGCTCGTTTCCTTTCGCAAATTCGCAAGGTTCATATCAGACCGCTACCAGCACGATGGCGCCGATCACCAGCACGGCACCCGCAGCCATCGAAGCAGCGTACCAACGCAGTTGACCGGTCTCGGTGCGGCTCAGGGCGGTGTGACCACCCTTGGCCATACGCGGGATCAGACCGATGGTCTGGTCGAGCGGGTCTTTGCGCAGTACATGGCTGATCGCAAGGTACGGCTTGACGAACAGTTTGTCGTAGATCCAGTCGAAGCCCCAGGCAGCGAACCACCAGGCCGAAAGGAAACGGCCGATGCCGCTGTTGGCGATCGCCGTGACGAAGCGACGCTTGCCGAGGAACAGCAGCGCTGCCAGCAGGATACCGGCCAGAGCGATGGCGCCCGAGGCGATTTCCAGACTGTGCTTGGCTTCGCCACCCGCATGGCCAACGCTTTCTGGCAGAACGCCGTGCAGCGGCGGAACGATCATGGCGCCGACGAAAGTCGACAACACGATCAGCACCGACAGCGGCAGCCAGTGAGCGACGCCGTGACCGGCGTGGGCTTCGGTCTTGGCTTCACCGTGGAACGTGATGAAGATCAGGCGGAAGGTGTACAGCGAGGTCATGAACGCACCGACCAGACCTGCGTAGAGCAGACCGTGGTTACCGCTGGCAAACGCTTCCCAGAGGATTTCGTCCTTGGAGTAGAAGCCCGCGGTGACCAGTGGCAGAGCGGCCAGCGCAGCACCACCGACGATGAAGCTGGCGTAGGCCAGTGGCAGTTTCTTCCACAGACCGCCCATCTTGAAGATGTTCTGCTCGTGGTGGCAGGCAACGATCACCGCACCGGAAGCAAGGAACAGCAGGGCCTTGAAGAACGCGTGGGTCATCAGGTGGAAGATCGCGCCATCCCATGCACCCACGCCCAGCGCCAGGAACATGTAGCCGATCTGGCTCATGGTCGAGTAGGCGAGGATACGTTTGATGTCGGTTTGTACCAGCGCGGCGAAGCCTGCGAGAACCAGAGTCACGCCACCGACGATGCCCACCAGGTGCAGGATTTCCGGCGCCAGGGTGAACAGGCCGTGAGTACGGGCGATCAGGTAGACACCGGCGGTGACCATGGTTGCGGCGTGGATCAGTGCCGACACCGGGGTCGGGCCGGCCATTGCGTCCGCGAGCCAGGTTTGCAGCGGCAGTTGCGCCGATTTACCGACTGCACCACCCAGCAGCATCAGGGTTGCCAGGGTGATCCAGAAGTCGCCGACCTGGAATTTCTGCGGTGCCAGCACCAGCAGTTCCTGGATGTTCAGCGTGCCCACTTGCTGGAACAGGATGAACAGGCCGATGGCCATGAACACGTCGCCGATGCGGGTGACGATGAAAGCCTTGAGTGCGGCGTTACCGTTGTTGCGATTGCTGTAGTAGAAACCGATCAACAGGTACGAGCACAGGCCCACGCCTTCCCAGCCGAAGTACAGGAACAACAGGTTATCGCCGAGCACCAGGAACAGCATGCTGGCGATAAACAGGTTGGTGTACGAGAAGAAGCGCGAGTAGCCCGCTTCACCGCGCATGTACCAGGACGCGAACAGGTGGATCAGGAAACCGACGCCCACCACCACGCCGAGCATGGTGATCGACAGGCCGTCGACGTAGAGGGCGAAGTCAGGCTTGAAGCCTTCGACCGCCATCCACTGCCACAGCACCAGGGTGTAGTGACCGCCTTCGGGAGGTGCGACGTTGAACTGCCAGATGACATAGGCAGCGACAATCGCCGACAAGCCAATGGAACCCACGCCGATCAGCGCCGAGAGGTTTTCCGACCAGCGTCCACGGGAGAACGACAGGAGCAGGAAACCGATCAGAGGGAATACGAAAGTCAGAAAGATCAGGTTCATCCGCGCATCTCACTGGCAGCGTCGATATCGAGCGTGTGGAAGCGGCGATACAGTTGCAGCAGGATCGCCAGGCCAATACTGGCCTCGGCCGCTGCAAGGCTGATCACCAGGATGAACATGATCTGTCCATCCGGCTGCGCCCAGCGGGCGCCCGCAACGATGAAGGCCAGGGCAGAGGCGTTCATCATCACTTCCAGACTCATCAACACGAACAAAATGTTGCGGCGGACCATCAGGCCGACCAGACCAAGGCAGAACAGGATCCCGGCAACGGCCAATCCATGTTCGAGAGGGATAGCAGGCATGTCTTACTCCTTCGCCTCGTTACGGCCCAAATGGAACGCCGTGACGGCTGCGGCGAGCAGCAGCATCGAGGCGAGTTCGACCACCAGCAGGTACGGGCCGAACAGGCTGATGCCCACGGCTTTCGCGTCTACGGTGGTGTGGCCGATGGCCTGGCCGCTCTGGTGAGCGAACAGCACATACAGCAGTTCGGCCAGCAGCAGCGCGGCGAGAATCACCGGTCCTGCCCAGATGCCGGGCTTGAGCCAGGTGCGTTCCTGCTGCACCGAGGCCGGGCCGAGGTTGAGCATCATCACCACGAACACGAACAGCACCATGATGGCGCCGGCGTAGGCGATCACTTCCAGCACACCGGCGAACGGCGCACCGAGGGCGAAGAAGGTCATGGCCACGGCGATCAACGAGATGATCAGGTAGAGCAGGGCGTGCACGGGATTGGTGTTGGTGACCACACGCAGCGTGGACACCACAGCAATACCCGATGCGAAATAGAAAGCGAATTCCATCGTTCTTCCTTAAGGCAGCAAGCTCTTCACGTTGATCGGTTCGGCTTCGTTCTGCGCAGCGCCTTTCGGCTTGCCAGCGATTGCCATACCTGCAACACGATAGAAGTTGTAATCAGGGTTTTTGCCGGGGCCGGAGATCAGCAGATCTTCTTTCTCGTACACCAGGTCCTGACGTTTGAACTCGGCCATCTCGAAATCCGGGGTCAGCTGGATCGCGGTGGTCGGACAGGCTTCCTCGCAGAGACCGCAGAAAATGCAGCGCGAGAAGTTGATCCGGAAGAAGTCCGGGTACCAGCGACCGTCTTCGGTTTCAGCTTTCTGCAGCGAGATGCAACCCACCGGGCAGGCCACGGCGCACAGGTTGCAGGCTACGCAGCGTTCTTCGCCATCGGGGTCGCGGGTCAGGACGATGCGGCCACGGTAACGCGGCGGCAGGTAGACCTGCTCCTCGGGGTATTGCAGGGTGTCGCGCTTGCGAAAGCCATGGCCGAAGACCATGACCAGGCTGCGCAACTGGGTACCGGTACCCTTAACGATGTCGCCAATATATTTGAACATGGGTCAAATCCTCACTGAACCGCAACCGCAGGCGTGTTCAACAACACAACCGCAGCGGTCACCAGCAAATTGATCAGGGTCAGTGGCAGGCAGAATTTCCAGCTGAAATCCATCACCTGGTCATAACGCGGACGCGGGATGGAAGCGCGCAGCAGGATGAACAGCATGATGAAGAACGCGGTCTTCAGTGCGAACCAGACGAAGGACAGTTGCGGCAGGATGCCGAACGGACCGTGCCAGCCACCGAAGAACAGGGTGACCAGCAGCGCCGAGATCAGGATGATGCCGATGTATTCACCGACGAAGAACATGCCCCATTTCATACCGGCGTATTCAATGTGGTAACCGTCGGCCAGTTCCTGTTCTGCTTCCGGCTGGTCGAACGGGTGACGGTGAGTCACGGCGACGCCAGCGATGAAGAAGGTACAGAAGCCGAAGAACTGCGGAATGATGAACCACAGGTTCTGCGCCTGGTACTCGACGATGTCGCGCATGTTGAACGAGCCGACCTGGACCACGATGCCCATCAGGGCCAGGCCCATGAACACTTCGTAGGACACGGTCTGCGCCGAGGCACGCAAGCTGCCGAGCAGGGCGAACTTGTTGTTGCTCGACCAGCCGGCGAACAGCACGGCGTACACCGACAGACCGGCCATGGCGAAGAAGAACAGCAGGCCGATGTTCAGATCCGCCACGCCCCAGGTCGGGGTGATCGGGATGATCGCGAAGGCGATCAGCAGGGCGGACATGGCCACCACCGGTGCCAAAGTGAAGATCACCTTGTCGGCAAACGGCGGGGTCCAGTCTTCCTTGAAGAACATCTTCAGCATGTCGGCGGCGATCTGGAACATGCCGAACGGGCCAACGCGGTTCGGACCGTAACGGTCCTGCCACCAGCCCAGCAGGCGACGTTCGACAAAGCTGAGCAAGGCGCCCGCGACCACCACGGCCAGCAGGATCACGATGGCTTTGATGACCGTCAGGATCACATCGATCACTTCAGGGGTGAACCAGGTCATTGCGCTGCCTCCTGCAGACCGTCGACGGACACGCCGGCGAATGCCGGTGGAATGCCAGCGATGCCCGCAGGCAATGCCACCAGACCGGCGCCCAGTTCTTCATTGATGCGCAGCGGCAGACGCAGGGTCTGGCCGGCCACGTTCAGGCTCAGCAGGGCACCGTCGTTGACACCGAGGCGGTCGGCTTCGGATTTCGCCAGAGCCACATATGGCGCCGGAATGCGTTCTTGCACCGGGGCGGCTTTCGACGAGTTCTCTTCGCTGCCGAACAGGTGGAAGAACGGCACGGCTTGCCAGGTACCCGGCGCCGGGTTGAAGGCACGCGGCGCAGCGGCGAACCAGTTCAGCGAATCGCCAGTGCTTTCGATCAGGCGTGTGCCCGGGTCGCCAGCGCGCAGATGACCACCGACTTCGTCCTGGAACTTGTTCCACGCTTGTGGCGAGTTCCAGCCCGGCGACCATGCGAATGGCACCTGCTGACGCGGTTCGGCAGAGCCCGAGTAACCTTCCATGGAGAAGGCGAACGCGGTGTCCTGGTCTTGCGGGGTACGCGGTTCGTGAACGCTGATGTCGGCGCGCATTGCGGTGCGACCGGAGTAACGCAGCGGCTCACGCGCCAGTTTCAGACCCTTGATGCGGAACGCAGCGGAAGGTGCAGCATCGACGATACGTGCCAGTTGCGCGGTGCTCGAGGCAACGGCAGCGGTGACGTGGTCGAGTTGTGTCCAGTCGATCGGCTGGTTCAGCAGGGTCGCGCGCAGGGCGTGCAGCCAGCGCCAGCCTTCGTGCACCAGAATGCTCGCGTCGAGGTATTGCGGATCGAAAACCTGGAAGAAGCGCTGGGCGCGACCTTCCTGGCTGACCAGCGTACCGTCGCCTTCGGCGAAGCTCGCCGCTGGCAGCACCAGGTGCGCGCGATCGGTGGTGGCGGTTTTCTGATGGTCGGCGACGATCACCACTTTCGCGGCGTTCAGCGCAGCATCGACCTTGGCTTTGGCGGTGCGGGTGTACAGATCGTTTTCCAGCACGACGATAGCGTCGGCCTTGCCATCGATGACCGCTTGCAGCGCGGCGTCGACCGATTCGCCACCGAGCATGGCCAGACCGAGGCTGTTGGCCTCCGGCACGATCAGGCTGATCGAACCGTTCTTCTCGCGCAGCTTCAGGGCCTTGGCGATGTTCGCGGCGGCTTCGATCAAGGCTTTGGAACCCAGCGAAGTACCGGCGATGATCAGCGGGCGCTTGGCGGCGAGCAGGGCGTCGGCGATGCGCTGCGCCAGTTCCACGGCTTCAGCGTCCAGGCCTTCGACAGCCGGAGCGCTGGCATCGAGGGCGTGAGCCACGGCGAAACCGATGCGTGCCAGGTCGTCCGGAGCTGCGTGTACGCATTCTTCAGCGACGTCGTCGAGCTTGGTTTCGGCGAGGCTGGCGATAAACAGCGGGTTCAGCGCGTGCTGACCGATGTTCTTCACCGCCGCGTCGAGCCAAGGCTGGACGCGCATGGCTTCGGCCATGTCTTCAGCCTTGCCCTTGACCGACTGACGCAGGGCCAGGGCCATGCGCGCGGCGGTCTGGGTCAGGTCTTCGCCGAGGACGAAGATCGCATCGTGGTCTTCGATGTCGCGCATGTTCGGCACAGGCAGCGGGCTGTCGTGCAGCACCTGCAGGACCAGACGGATGCGCTCCAGCTCGGAGGCTTCGATACCTGAGTAGAAGTGCTCGGCACCGACCAGTTCGCGCAACGCGTAGTTGCTTTCGAGGCTGGCACGCGGCGAACCGATACCGACGATGTTGCGCCCGCGCAGCAGGTCGGCAGCTTTATCCAGCGCCGCGTCGAGGCTGAGCTTGGTGCCATCGGCCAGCAGCGGCTGACGTGGACGGTCGGTACGGTTGACGTAGCCGTAGCCGAAACGGCCACGGTCGCAGAGGAAGTACTGGTTCACCGAACCGTTGAAGCGGTTTTCGATACGACGCAGTTCACCGTAACGCTCGCCCGGGGAGATGTTGCAACCGCTCGAGCAGCCGTGGCAGATGCTCGGCGCGAACTGCATGTCCCACTTGCGGTTGTAGCGCTCGGAGTGAGTCTTGTCGGTGAACACACCGGTCGGGCAGACCTCGGTGAGGTTGCCGGAGAATTCGCTCTCGAGGGTGCCGTCTTCCACGCGACCGAAGTACACGTTGTCGTGGGCGCCGAACACACCGAGGTCGGTGCCGCCGGCGTAGTCCTTGTAGAAACGCACGCAGCGGTAGCAGGC
Protein-coding sequences here:
- the nuoM gene encoding NADH-quinone oxidoreductase subunit M produces the protein MILPWLILIPFIGGLLCWMAERFGATLPRWIALLTMTLELALGLWLWAHGDYSFAPAPGADPTWALEFKHVWIQRFGINVHLALDGLSLLMILLTGLLGILSVLCSWKEIQRHVGFFHLNLMWILGGVVGVFLALDLFMFFFFWEMMLVPMYFLIALWGHSSSDGKKTRIYAATKFFIFTQASGLIMLVAILGLVLVNFNNTGVITFNYADLLKTKMSMTTEYILMLGFFIAFAVKLPVVPFHSWLPDAHAQAPTAGSVDLAGILLKTAAYGLLRFALPLFPNASAEFAPIAMTLGLIGIFYGAFLAFAQTDIKRLIAFSSVSHMGFVLIGIYSGSQLALQGAVIQMLAHGLSAAALFILSGQLYERLHTRDMREMGGLWSRIAYLPAISLFFAAASLGLPGTGNFVGEFLILIGSFASAPWVTAIATSGLVFGSVYSLIMIHRAYFGPSKSDAVLHGMDARELIMVLGLAVLLIYLGVYPQPFLDTSAATMHGVQQWLGTAFSQLASAR
- the nuoL gene encoding NADH-quinone oxidoreductase subunit L; the encoded protein is MNLIFLTFVFPLIGFLLLSFSRGRWSENLSALIGVGSIGLSAIVAAYVIWQFNVAPPEGGHYTLVLWQWMAVEGFKPDFALYVDGLSITMLGVVVGVGFLIHLFASWYMRGEAGYSRFFSYTNLFIASMLFLVLGDNLLFLYFGWEGVGLCSYLLIGFYYSNRNNGNAALKAFIVTRIGDVFMAIGLFILFQQVGTLNIQELLVLAPQKFQVGDFWITLATLMLLGGAVGKSAQLPLQTWLADAMAGPTPVSALIHAATMVTAGVYLIARTHGLFTLAPEILHLVGIVGGVTLVLAGFAALVQTDIKRILAYSTMSQIGYMFLALGVGAWDGAIFHLMTHAFFKALLFLASGAVIVACHHEQNIFKMGGLWKKLPLAYASFIVGGAALAALPLVTAGFYSKDEILWEAFASGNHGLLYAGLVGAFMTSLYTFRLIFITFHGEAKTEAHAGHGVAHWLPLSVLIVLSTFVGAMIVPPLHGVLPESVGHAGGEAKHSLEIASGAIALAGILLAALLFLGKRRFVTAIANSGIGRFLSAWWFAAWGFDWIYDKLFVKPYLAISHVLRKDPLDQTIGLIPRMAKGGHTALSRTETGQLRWYAASMAAGAVLVIGAIVLVAV
- the nuoK gene encoding NADH-quinone oxidoreductase subunit NuoK; translated protein: MPAIPLEHGLAVAGILFCLGLVGLMVRRNILFVLMSLEVMMNASALAFIVAGARWAQPDGQIMFILVISLAAAEASIGLAILLQLYRRFHTLDIDAASEMRG
- the nuoJ gene encoding NADH-quinone oxidoreductase subunit J, which codes for MEFAFYFASGIAVVSTLRVVTNTNPVHALLYLIISLIAVAMTFFALGAPFAGVLEVIAYAGAIMVLFVFVVMMLNLGPASVQQERTWLKPGIWAGPVILAALLLAELLYVLFAHQSGQAIGHTTVDAKAVGISLFGPYLLVVELASMLLLAAAVTAFHLGRNEAKE
- the nuoI gene encoding NADH-quinone oxidoreductase subunit NuoI — its product is MFKYIGDIVKGTGTQLRSLVMVFGHGFRKRDTLQYPEEQVYLPPRYRGRIVLTRDPDGEERCVACNLCAVACPVGCISLQKAETEDGRWYPDFFRINFSRCIFCGLCEEACPTTAIQLTPDFEMAEFKRQDLVYEKEDLLISGPGKNPDYNFYRVAGMAIAGKPKGAAQNEAEPINVKSLLP
- the nuoH gene encoding NADH-quinone oxidoreductase subunit NuoH gives rise to the protein MTWFTPEVIDVILTVIKAIVILLAVVVAGALLSFVERRLLGWWQDRYGPNRVGPFGMFQIAADMLKMFFKEDWTPPFADKVIFTLAPVVAMSALLIAFAIIPITPTWGVADLNIGLLFFFAMAGLSVYAVLFAGWSSNNKFALLGSLRASAQTVSYEVFMGLALMGIVVQVGSFNMRDIVEYQAQNLWFIIPQFFGFCTFFIAGVAVTHRHPFDQPEAEQELADGYHIEYAGMKWGMFFVGEYIGIILISALLVTLFFGGWHGPFGILPQLSFVWFALKTAFFIMLFILLRASIPRPRYDQVMDFSWKFCLPLTLINLLVTAAVVLLNTPAVAVQ
- the nuoG gene encoding NADH-quinone oxidoreductase subunit NuoG, translated to MATIHVDGKALEVDGADNLLQACLSLGLDIPYFCWHPALGSVGACRQCAVKQYTDENDTRGRIVMSCMTPATDNTWISIDDEESKAFRASVVEWLMTNHPHDCPVCEEGGHCHLQDMTVMTGHNERRYRFSKRTHQNQQLGPFISHEMNRCIACYRCVRFYKDYAGGTDLGVFGAHDNVYFGRVEDGTLESEFSGNLTEVCPTGVFTDKTHSERYNRKWDMQFAPSICHGCSSGCNISPGERYGELRRIENRFNGSVNQYFLCDRGRFGYGYVNRTDRPRQPLLADGTKLSLDAALDKAADLLRGRNIVGIGSPRASLESNYALRELVGAEHFYSGIEASELERIRLVLQVLHDSPLPVPNMRDIEDHDAIFVLGEDLTQTAARMALALRQSVKGKAEDMAEAMRVQPWLDAAVKNIGQHALNPLFIASLAETKLDDVAEECVHAAPDDLARIGFAVAHALDASAPAVEGLDAEAVELAQRIADALLAAKRPLIIAGTSLGSKALIEAAANIAKALKLREKNGSISLIVPEANSLGLAMLGGESVDAALQAVIDGKADAIVVLENDLYTRTAKAKVDAALNAAKVVIVADHQKTATTDRAHLVLPAASFAEGDGTLVSQEGRAQRFFQVFDPQYLDASILVHEGWRWLHALRATLLNQPIDWTQLDHVTAAVASSTAQLARIVDAAPSAAFRIKGLKLAREPLRYSGRTAMRADISVHEPRTPQDQDTAFAFSMEGYSGSAEPRQQVPFAWSPGWNSPQAWNKFQDEVGGHLRAGDPGTRLIESTGDSLNWFAAAPRAFNPAPGTWQAVPFFHLFGSEENSSKAAPVQERIPAPYVALAKSEADRLGVNDGALLSLNVAGQTLRLPLRINEELGAGLVALPAGIAGIPPAFAGVSVDGLQEAAQ